Below is a window of Desulfurobacterium atlanticum DNA.
AAAGGAACTCCTTCTTTCACAAAAGTTGCCGATGCTAAAGATATAGCCATCCTGAGAACAATTCTTCAGGATGTTGTTAAAAACGGAACAGCAAGAAGAATAGCATACCTTACAAATATGTTTGATGTGGCAGGAAAAACAGGAACCACCGACAACTGGAGAGATGCTTACTTTACAGGATTTACAACATCCTTTGTAATGAGTGTATGGTACGGTAGGGACAGCTATAAAACCCTATGGAAGAGAGCTGACGGAGGGAGATTATCCGCTCCACCATGGGGAAAAATAGCACAAAAAATCTGTTCCGTTTACGGATGCGGAAAATTTACACCATCTTATGAAGAGATAGTTAAGAACGATTATCCTCTTCCGTCACTTCCTATAAAATCGGAAATTGACACATTTCTCTCAACAACTTCAATAGATTCAAACAGTATAATTCCCGCCCTTTAAACTCTAATAAAATCCTCCTAAGATTTGAATTCCACAATAAAACTGCTAAAATTCCACCGAACAAATTCGGGGAATAGATTGAAAAGAAAAGGAGTAAATTCGCTAACAAAAAAATCTTTACTGCTTCTCTTAGTTATGACTCTATTTTCTCTTGGACTTTCCTTATCGTTGGAAATATGGTTCTCTAAAAAACTGTTTTGCCAAATTAAAATTAAAGAGAAAAGAAGGATAGAACAGGCTTTTCCCACCCTAATCCAACTACATGAAAACCGTATAGGAAATATGCTAAACAGTTTCGGAATGTGGGATGAAATGTATGAAAACGTAAAAAAGAAAAATACCAAGTGGTTAAGAGAAATGTTTGAAGATGACGAAATGGTAACAACACAATTTGAAATATACGGAGTGTATAACGAAAAGGGAGAAGCCGTATATGTAAACCAACCTTTCTTTAACAAAAATGAAGTAAAACAAATAATAACCTACTTACGAAAGAATTTTAGAAAAGGGGACATGGCAAAACCGCTAACATTCTTCTTGTGGAAGGAAAAAGAAAACCTTTATCACGTTGGAATACTACCACTATCTGACAGTTACGGTTACATAAAAAGCTTTGGTTTTATATATTTTGGAACCTTATTCTCAAAAAAGGAAATTAAAGAAGCGGAAAAGCTTCTTTCAGTTAAAATGAAAGTTTTTAGCACAAGGCACCAGTTAAAAAAAGATAAAACCGAAATTACTACCATGCCCCTTAAAAATCTTTTTGGAGAAACTGTAGCTTTATTAAAGGTATATGAAGGAAATATTTTAACCTCTTTCTTCCATAACATAAAACATACTTTAATAATTATAGCAATTATACTGATAACATCATACACTATCATTTTCCTGATAATTTCACGGAAATTCTCAAACACAGTAAGAGAAATTCTTAAAGAGATAGCAATCTCCCTTGAAGAACTATCAAAAGGAAACTTTAATGCACTTAAAAACCTTGAGAAAATTTCCTCAAGAAAAGATGAACTCGGAATACTCACAGAAAACATTAAAAACGTCGGAGAGCAGCTATCTAAAAACCTTCTAACAGACCCTTTAACTGGAAGTTACAATAGACTATATTTCATAAAAAAACTTGAAGAAGATATAGAAAGGGCAAAAAGAGAGAAAACTCCCCTTGCATTTGCAATTATAGACCTTGATGATTTTAAAAATATAAATGATACATACGGACATAAAACGGGAGACCTTGTATTAAAAGAGTTTGTAAAAACTGCAAAAAACTGTATAAGAAAAATAGATACTTTAGCAAGAGTTGGTGGAGAAGAGTTTGCCCTGATATTTCCATCCGCAAATATAGATGCAGCAAGAAAAATAGTTGACAGGATAAGAAAAAACTTAAAACCGATAAAAACTGAAGACAATAGACATATTTCTTTAACCTTCAGTTGTGGTATCACGTCCTTCAAAAAAAATGATAATGTTGATACAATCTACCATCGTGCAGACATAGCCCTTTACAGAGCAAAAGAAAAAGGAAAAAACAGAACAGAAGTTGAGGAGTAATGAAGGAGAAAAAACGGTTTAAGATTACACAGGAAGATATTAAAACAGCTTCACTATCAAGCGTTGCCTTGAGTTTTGTCTTTGCAGTTGCAATAGGTTTTTTTATAGGTTACTATCTTGATAAGTGGCTTGGAACAAAACCGTGGATGACTCTTTTCTGGTTATTCATCGGGATAGCTGCTGGTTTTAAAAACATCTATATGGCCGTTCAGGATGGATATGACAGAAAAAAATTTTGAATTAAAAGTTTTAAAGATTCTGGCTATGGTTTCTTTTTTCGGAGTGGTTCCATTTGGTATATATTCAAAGCTGTCCGTTGCAAAAATATTATGGTTCATCTACGGAACATCGGTAATTTACCTGGATTACATATTTCTGGCAAGATTTTCATCACAATGGCGAAAAAAAATAATTCAAGGCAATAAAGGAACAGGGGGATCCTTTATATTAAAATACTTCGTTATAATACCTTTACTCTATGCAGGAATCAGGGTTGCACCACAGCACATCTTTGCTATAATTAGCGGTGCTGTATGGGCAACTTTCGCCTTTATTATAACTACAATCATAATCTTAAAGGAGAGGAGCGGATGGAACACGGAGGAGCATCAGGATTCATCACATGGCCAGTAGTTTACTGGACATGGATAACCATGGCTTTTGTTATCTTCATCTCATACCTGGTTTCAAGAAATCTCAAAAAAATACCAGGTAAACTCCAGTATCTTTTTGAAGCTTTTGTTGGTTTTATAGCCGGCGTTCTGGCCGATGCTTTAGGAGAGGAAAAAGGCTTATCCTTCCTATCGCTTGTAGGAGGACTTGCGTTCTTTATCCTTTCTTTAAACCTTGTAGGACTTGTTCCGGGAGCAATACAGCCTACATCAAACCTTAATACAACAGTAGGACTTGCACTTATATCCTTCTTCGCCTACAACATTGTTGCTGTTAAAGAGCAGGGACTTTTAAACTACCTAAAACATTTCCTGGGACCTGTTAAGGCCCTTGCACCTTTAATGCTGCCTATTGAAATTGTTTCTCACCTATCAAGAATTTTATCACTATCTCTTCGTCTCTTTGGAAACATGTTCGGTGACGAGATGATTGTCTGGGTTCTACTAAAAATGGTTCCTTTACTTGTTCCTGTATTCGGGCTTGCAATTGTATTTGGTAACAGCTTCTTACAGACTTATATTTTCTGTATGTTGACAGTTGTTTATCTATCACTTGCAGTACACCACGAAGAAGAGGAAGAACACTAAAACAACACTACTTGAAGTTTACGGAGGTATAGGATGAAAATTAAAAAGGAAACTCTTCTCTACACTCTTTTCCTTCTAATAGCAGGCGTTTTACCTGCTATGGCTGCAGAAGGTGCTGCAGCAGGAGCTGCTTCTGTTAAATCTGCTGCTGCTATGGCCGCCGGGCTTGCAATTGCCATTGGTGCTGCTGGCGCTGGTATCGGTCAGGGTATCGGTCTTAAAGGAACACAGGAGGCCATTGCAAGAAATCCAGGAGCTGCTGGAAGACTTACAACAAACATGTTTATCGGTCTTGCTCTTATTGAAGCTCTTGCTATTTACGCTCTCGTTGTTGCTCTTATCCTTCTATTTGTATTTTAATCTTAAAAGGCTATTATTAAAGGGGGAGTTAACTCCCCCTTTTTTTATATATTCCTTTCCCACAAAACCCTTACAAATTTCTGCTCTTCATTGTACTTAAATTTAAAATCTCCCTTATACGCACTGTTAACTGCTTCACCAATATATCTTGCAAGATGCTCTGTTGTTGTTGCTATCTCAATTACAGGAATACCATCTTCCTGCTTCTCCTCTACCCATAAAATTCTCTGAAGTGGCCTTAAACCTGAAACATCATCAACAACATTCTTAATTCTATTTAAAATCTCCTCTTTATGTTTCTCAAGAAATTTTCCTTTCAATACTACTATTCCGCCAGGATACTTATCCCTTTTTCTTCTGCACGCCGGACACAAAGTTTTGTTTACATCTGAGGGGAAAGAACCTTCCACATCCTCCTTCCACTGCCATCTACCATCTTTGAAGACAATACCGCACTCCGGGCACACAGTTGGTTCTGGATATTTCCTCCCTTCATAGTAAGGATTGTCACTTTCCCATGTGTACTCTTTTCTGCCTGCTGGAACATATCCCTGTCCCATGAAATACCTCCCATTTTTATTATTACTGTATTTCTAAATATAATTCTCACATTTGTTATTGCATATTAAAAAAAGAGATTGTATCTTTCATTAGTTTCAACCTCGGAGGCAAAATGCCGTGAAATTAAAATACAGAGAAAAGCGCAAACTTGCAGCAGCAAGAAGAAATTTTAATAGATTTATACCCGGACTTATCACAGGAGGTTCTGGAAACGACCCTGCTGGAATAGTTACTTACACTGCTGTAGGAGCAACCACAGGATATTCCCTGCTCTGGCTTTTACTGCTCTCAACCCCGATGATGATAGAAGTCCAGAATATGGCTGCTAAACTTGCTGTAGTAACAGAAAAAAGTCTTCCTGAAATAATCAAATCTATCTACTCAAAAAAGGTAACAATTTTTATAGTAACACTTCTTGTCATCGTAAACATAATCACAATAGGTGCAGATCTTCAGGGACTTTCAGAAATCCTTGCAATAATAACGAACTCTAAAGCTGTCTATTTTGACGCACCTTTAACCGCTCTTATAGCTTACCTTGTAATATTTAGAAGCTACAGAACAGTAAAAAAAGTTCTTGTTTTCTTTTCATCCATCCTCTCTGTCTACATAATTTCAGCAATTGTTGCAAAACCTGATATCGGTAAAATGGTGATCAATACATTTATTCCTCACATAAAAGCAAATCTAAGTTTTATAATAGCCGCTCTCGGTCTTCTCGGAACAACAATTTCCCCCTATCTTCTTTTCTGGCAATCATCTCAGGAGAGAGAAGAGCAAAAAACTGTAGTTCAGGTTGAAGAGGTCAAACTTGGCACCGTGGTCGGAATGGTATATTCAAATTTAGTGGCATATGCAATTATAGTAGCCGCAGCAGCGGAATTCTTCGGCAAAAATGTAAAGCTTGATACTGTAAAAGATGCAGCCCTTGCTTTAAAACCTTTTGCAGGAGAATACGCATTTGCACTTTTCAGCATAGGTATAATATTCTCCGGGCTCCTTGCCATCCCGGTGCTTGCAGGCTCAGCCGCATACGCTGTTGCAAACACATTCGGCTGGAGGGAAGGACTGAAAAACAGAGTGAGTGATGCAAAAGGATTTTATGCAGTATTTTTCGGTGCACTTGTAATAGGAAGTTTTATGCAGTTTTTCTCAATATCTACTGTTGACGCCCTATACTACAGCCAGGTGCTTGACGGCATTTTAATTCCTATAATTGTTGGAATACTTTTACTCTTGTGCAACAAAAAAGAGTTACTTGGTAAATATACCAACGGAATCTGGAGCAACGTATTTGGATTCATAACATTTTTCATAACAGCTATTTTATCGGTTATAATGGTTTATCAGATGGTTTCAGGAAAATAAAATGAATGGAAAAGTCTTAATAGTTGAAGACGACTCTATACAGAGGGAACTGCTTGAAGAAAGTTTAAATGAAAAAGGATTTGTTGTAGTTTCTGCCTCATCAGCTGAAGAGGGAAAAAGTATTCTTGAGAAAGAAAATGTTGATGTTGTAGTAACAGATGTAAAACTTCCAGGAAAATCTGGAATTGCATTTTTGAAAGAGATAAAAAATACCCGCCCTGAAACCGAAGTTGTAATTATCACAGCTTTCAGCAATATAGAGGACGCCGTTGAAGCTATAAAAGCAGGTGCCTTTCACTATATCACCAAACCTTACGATATAGATGTTCTTACAAATCTTCTAAACAAGTGCTGCGAACTTTCCCGCCTGAGAAAGAAGCCGGAAAGTTCCGATTTCATTTTCAAATCTCCTGTAATGAAAAACCTTATCTCCACAGTAAATATTTTCGCAAAAAGCGATGCACCGATTTTAATAACAGGCGAGAGCGGCACAGGTAAAGAGGTAATAGCAAGATACATCCATAAGATAAGCGAACGGAAAGGAAAATTTATACCCGTTAACTGCACATCAATCCCGGAAAACCTTTTTGAAAGCGAACTTTTCGGATATGAAAAAGGAGCGTTTTCAGGAGCAACAAAATCAAAACCGGGTTTAATAGAAGAAGCAGATAAGGGAACACTGTTTCTTGATGAAATAGGAGACTTACCCCTTTACCTGCAGGCAAAACTTTTAAGATTTCTTCAGGAAAAAGAGGTTAGAAGAGTTGGTGGACTTTCCACCAGAAAAGTTGATGTAAGAATCGTTGCCGCAACAAACAGAAATCTTGAAGAAGCTGTAAAAAAGGGGGAATTTAGAGAAGACCTGTTTTACAGACTTAACGTTTTAAGAGTTGAAATCCCACCTTTAAGAGAAAGGAAAGAAGACATAGTGGAACTTACAGGATTTTTCCTTAAAAAATTCAATACTAAATACGGTAAAAAGGTAATTCTGTCAAAAGATGCTTTAAACACACTGTTAAACTACACTTTCCCCGGAAATGTAAGAGAACTTGAAAACATCATCCACAGAGCTGTCCTAATAGCTGAAAATGAAATCACCTCCGAACATCTATTAATAAAATCAAACTCATCTGATATTAGAAAAACTCTACCTGAGCAGATTGAAGAACTTGAAAAAAAACTCATAAAAGAAGCCCTTGAGAAAGCAGGGTATGTTCAAACTAAAGCGGCAAAACTTCTTGGAATAGATGAGAAATCCTTAAGATATAAGCGGAAAAAGTATGGAATATAGAAGCAGACTTAAAATAGTTGTCCCTGTCATATTAACACTGACTCTTATGGGAGTTTTCAGCTTTAACTTTTACAGACTTAAGACCGAATGGGAAAATTTTTTCACATCAACCATCAACAATGAATTGAAACGGGTAAAATCTATGGTTGAAAGCACCGTGGAAAGTGGAGGTGATCCGGTTAGTTCACTTTCATCATACATGGAAAACTCAAGCCTTTTAAAAGGAGCAAAGATTAAACTTTACGATAGGACCGTAAAAGTTCCAGGATCAAATTTTGAAAAAAATTTTATGGAAAGAAAAATAGACTTTAAAAACTTCTCGGTAATACTATACTTTGACATATCAAAGGAAAAAGAGATAAACACCCATATATTAAATCAGTTTCTCATAGCCACAGCTATAAGCATTGCCCTCATTGCAGGAATTTTCCTATCCCTTAAACTCTATTTTGACGAAAGAGAAAGTCTGAGCAGAGAAACAGCAGAAAAAGAACGCCTTAAAAGCATCTCAATAGCGATCTCCTCAATACTTCACGAAGTAAAAAATAGCTTAAGCAGATTAAACATGATAGCTTATAGAATAGCAACAAAAAAAGACCTAAAATATGCAGAAATACTTCAAAAAGAGGTCCAGCAACTATCAAAATTTATAGATGAGGCAGCTGCCCTGAACAAACCTTTAAAACTGAATGTGAAAAAGTTAAACATTAAAGATATTATTGATGAAGCTGTTAAAGAGTTTAAAGAACTGACTTCATTGAAAGGGATAGAAATTATCTGTAAAGCAGAGAATATCTTTACTAAAGGGGATAAAAATCTTCTAAAAAGTGCACTAAGAAACATAATCAAAAACGGCATAGAAGCTCTTGATGTTTCAAACAAAAAAGAGAAAAAACTTATAATAGAGACAAAGAAAGGGAAAAACAGTCTCAAAATAATAATAAAAGATAACGCAAATATTCCGTGGAAAGAGGATGAACTATTTTCCCCTTTTAAAACCACCAAGGAAAAAGGTTTCGGCATTGGACTTTTCAGCGTTAAAAGAATAATAAAAGCTCACAATGGAACAGTTAAAGCTTACAAAAGTAAAGGTTACTCGGTATTTGAAATAACTATCCCTATAACCACTGCTTCTTCCTGAAATAGGCAAGAAATCCAAAGCTCATAAGAGCCATCATTCCTGTAACTATCAGAAGCCCTAAATGGGAGTCAGCAAACGGAAGGTCAACAATATTCATTCCGTAATATCCAGAAATCATGGTTATAGGTGCAAAAACGGTCATTATTATAGTCAGAGTTTTCATAATATCGTTAAGCTTAAACTCAACAAGAGAAGAAAAAACAGAGAAAATGTTCTGAAGCATTTCATGAAGCGTATCTATATGGTCATAAAGCATAACAAGCTCATCAGCCACATCCCTTAAAAAATGGATGCTCTGAGTTTTTCCAAATCGCGGAAGAGAGGAAAGAAAAGAACGAAAAACATCTCTCAACTGCTTCACCGTTCTCCTTAAAGAGATAATCTCAAAGCTAAGGTCTGAAATATCTTCAAGAAGCTCCGGGTTCTGCTCCCGGAAAACTTTAACCTCAATATCATCAAGCTGTCTTTCAAGAGTTAATGCAACTTTCTTACATCTATCAACAACAGTACTTGATATAAGCCAGAAAATTTTATCTGGAGTAATATCTTCCGGTTCTTCAAGTGAAAGTTCTATTTTTGTCTCTTCAAAAAGTTTTCTGCTTCCGATAGTAACAATCAGATCTTTCGTCCAGAAGATAGAAAACTTTCTCTTTCTACTGATTCTACCATCAAAATAGATAAGAAGGATAAATACGTAACTCTCAAAAGTTTCCGCTTTAGGTCTATCTTCAAGAATAACATCCTCTATTGAAAGTTCATTTATCTTCAGTTTCTCAAGTAGAAAATCCTCAATATCTTCCCTCATGTTTCTAAAATGGATCCAGAGCGGTTTCTTTTCAAGAATTTCAGCTAATTCATCAATAGAAACAGTTTGACTTTTAACTCCTTCATCCGTTTTAAACACAACCCAACATTTTTCCATATCTATTTCCTGTCAAAAAAGATACTCTTTCCTGAAACAGAAAGAGGAATCCCATAACCCACTTTAATCTCTTCTGGAATAAACCTTCCTTCAATAGCCGCCTTCCCAAAAGAAAACATTATTCTGTTATCAATTCTGTGGTCAGCAGCAACAGAAACGGCAGAACCTACAGCTATACCGAGATCTCCTATAGCATAGGCACAGTAAAACCCTTTTTTGACAGAGTCAATACAGTTTAAAGCTCCACAAAAACCACAATTGGGAACATTTCTTGGAGCAATCTTTGTTCCTATAAAAACAACTACAGGAGAATCAATAACATTTTTTCCATCCCTTATAAAAAATGGAATATTTTTCTCCCTTCCTATCTCAATCATAAACTCAGCAACTCTATCTTTTCTATCTCCTGTAAAAATATCAACATATAAAAGATTAACACCTCTTCCTTTAGGAGCTGTAACGGCTGCAGCACACATAAGCTCTGCAACTGTCATAACAGCATTTTCAATAAACCTCATTGTCCCTCCTGATGAAATTTCCAGAAAAATAATAAACAATTAACAGATGCTATTCAATTACTTTTAAAGGCCTCCCTTTAAAAGTAATTGCAAACCTCGTTATAAGCATACCAACTATAAATCCGCCAATATGGGCAAACCAGGCAACCCCTACTCCGTTAACAGATGTAGAAGCAAGAAGGCTCAAAAATTGCATTAAAAACCAAAAAAGTATCCAGATATAAGCAGGAACAACTATCAGGTCAACAAAAAAACCTAAAAAAACAAGAGTAACTATTTTAGCATTGGGATAAAGGACAAAATAGGCTCCAAGAACACCGCTTATAGCTCCTGAAGCACCTATTAAAGGGGCTACAGAGTCAGGATATGCAAAAACCTGCATAAGAGCAGCCATTACACCGCAGAAAGTGTAAAAGATAAAAAACTTTAACTTTCCAAAATAATCCTCAACGTTATCACCAAATATCCACAGAAACAGCATATTCCCGATTATATGGAAAAAACCTCCATGAAGATACTGATGACTGATAAGATTCCCGTAAGGGGTAAGAGGATCAGGGGGAGGAATATCAACTCCTCTAACTATTTCATAGGGAATTACACCGAAAGCGTGAAAAAGATAAACAACATTTCTGCCCATTGAAAGCTCAAAAAGAAAAATAATAACGCAAATGACAATTATGTAGGTTGTAACAACAGGCACCGTTCTGCTTTTATTTAAATCCTTTAAAGGTATCACCTATCCACATCTCCTTACTTTCCGGTACTTCCAAATCCTCTTTCCCCTCTCAAAGTTTCATCAAGGGAAGAAACCTTCTTTACCTCAAGAGGATAAAACCTTCTTGGAATAAGCTGAACAGCCCGCCACGGAAGCTCTGGAAACTCTTTTGAATGGTCAATCCTGACAAGAGGAACTTTAATTGTGCCTCTATACGTCATATCTATAATACCTACAGAGTTTGCAAGAATAAAACCGCTTTTATATATGCTTGAACGGGGAACAAGGTCAAGATAATATCCGGCAGGAGGTTTTACTTTAACTTTCGTATCAAAAAGATAAACATCTCCTGATTGCTTTACAACTTCAACAAGATACAAATCCCAGCCACTGTCAGAAATTCTCTTTTTAAAAGGAGGAATTCCCCCTTCTTCTACAGAAACCTCTATAAACTTTCTTTTCCAATCTCCTCCATAAAGAAAGGAGAGAAACTTTTCAAAATGGTATTCCGATCTTTCCCCTTTAGATTCATCATATATAGCATGTAAGAAGAGAACAGCTCCATCTCCTTTAAGAAAAAAACCCTCTCCTGCCTCATAAGGAGAAAAAGGAGAAAGAATCTCTGCTATCTTTTTAGAAAACCGGGGAACAGACGGAATAAAAACCGTCTTATTTCCCCACACACCGCTTGCTTCAAAAATACCTTTAACAAACTCAATATCCACAGAAAAACCTTCAGGAAAAGAGTAAAGGGAATAGATAAATTCTTCTCCCTCTCTTTTTAAATTTCCACCTAAAATGCTATGAATCTTAACAGCTACATCAAGGAATCTCTCATCAAACACTATATTTAGGCCTTTTCCATAAACCCAGCCAGCCGCCCAGTTAAAACCGTTCACTTACTTATCCTCCGGCTCAGCATAGAATCCACCACTTTTTCTGAGTTCCTTCTCCTCTTCCTCGTTAACATCAATTCTACTAAGCTTCATTCTTCCAAGCTTATCAATCTCTATAACCTTTACAGGAATAATATCACCAACCTTCACTTTATTGAGAATATCCTCTTTAAGCTCAGGAGGAAGCTTTGAAATATGAAGCAATCCTATTTTTCCAGGGAACATCTCAACAAAAGCACCGTAGTTTTCCACCCTGGTAACTCTTCCAAGATAAGTATTGCCAACGGCAATATCCTCTGTTACATCGTGAATCATCTTTATCGCCTGAGCTGCAGCTTCCTCTGAAGGAGCAGAAACAAGCACTGTGCCGTCCTCTTTTATATCTATCTTAACACCGGCCTTATCAAGTATCATTTTTATTGTCTTTCCGCCAGGTCCTATAAGATCTCTTGTTTTCTCAGGGTCAATGTGGGTAGAAACTATCCTTGGAGCAAAAGGAGAAACCTCTTCTCTCGGTTTATCTATCACAGCATCCATTCTGTCAAGAATGTAAAACCTTCCTTCCCTCGCCTGTTTAAGAGCT
It encodes the following:
- a CDS encoding sigma-54-dependent transcriptional regulator, translated to MNGKVLIVEDDSIQRELLEESLNEKGFVVVSASSAEEGKSILEKENVDVVVTDVKLPGKSGIAFLKEIKNTRPETEVVIITAFSNIEDAVEAIKAGAFHYITKPYDIDVLTNLLNKCCELSRLRKKPESSDFIFKSPVMKNLISTVNIFAKSDAPILITGESGTGKEVIARYIHKISERKGKFIPVNCTSIPENLFESELFGYEKGAFSGATKSKPGLIEEADKGTLFLDEIGDLPLYLQAKLLRFLQEKEVRRVGGLSTRKVDVRIVAATNRNLEEAVKKGEFREDLFYRLNVLRVEIPPLRERKEDIVELTGFFLKKFNTKYGKKVILSKDALNTLLNYTFPGNVRELENIIHRAVLIAENEITSEHLLIKSNSSDIRKTLPEQIEELEKKLIKEALEKAGYVQTKAAKLLGIDEKSLRYKRKKYGI
- a CDS encoding magnesium transporter CorA family protein — protein: MEKCWVVFKTDEGVKSQTVSIDELAEILEKKPLWIHFRNMREDIEDFLLEKLKINELSIEDVILEDRPKAETFESYVFILLIYFDGRISRKRKFSIFWTKDLIVTIGSRKLFEETKIELSLEEPEDITPDKIFWLISSTVVDRCKKVALTLERQLDDIEVKVFREQNPELLEDISDLSFEIISLRRTVKQLRDVFRSFLSSLPRFGKTQSIHFLRDVADELVMLYDHIDTLHEMLQNIFSVFSSLVEFKLNDIMKTLTIIMTVFAPITMISGYYGMNIVDLPFADSHLGLLIVTGMMALMSFGFLAYFRKKQWL
- a CDS encoding AtpZ/AtpI family protein, giving the protein MKEKKRFKITQEDIKTASLSSVALSFVFAVAIGFFIGYYLDKWLGTKPWMTLFWLFIGIAAGFKNIYMAVQDGYDRKKF
- a CDS encoding diguanylate cyclase domain-containing protein, with protein sequence MKRKGVNSLTKKSLLLLLVMTLFSLGLSLSLEIWFSKKLFCQIKIKEKRRIEQAFPTLIQLHENRIGNMLNSFGMWDEMYENVKKKNTKWLREMFEDDEMVTTQFEIYGVYNEKGEAVYVNQPFFNKNEVKQIITYLRKNFRKGDMAKPLTFFLWKEKENLYHVGILPLSDSYGYIKSFGFIYFGTLFSKKEIKEAEKLLSVKMKVFSTRHQLKKDKTEITTMPLKNLFGETVALLKVYEGNILTSFFHNIKHTLIIIAIILITSYTIIFLIISRKFSNTVREILKEIAISLEELSKGNFNALKNLEKISSRKDELGILTENIKNVGEQLSKNLLTDPLTGSYNRLYFIKKLEEDIERAKREKTPLAFAIIDLDDFKNINDTYGHKTGDLVLKEFVKTAKNCIRKIDTLARVGGEEFALIFPSANIDAARKIVDRIRKNLKPIKTEDNRHISLTFSCGITSFKKNDNVDTIYHRADIALYRAKEKGKNRTEVEE
- a CDS encoding dUTP diphosphatase, whose translation is MNGFNWAAGWVYGKGLNIVFDERFLDVAVKIHSILGGNLKREGEEFIYSLYSFPEGFSVDIEFVKGIFEASGVWGNKTVFIPSVPRFSKKIAEILSPFSPYEAGEGFFLKGDGAVLFLHAIYDESKGERSEYHFEKFLSFLYGGDWKRKFIEVSVEEGGIPPFKKRISDSGWDLYLVEVVKQSGDVYLFDTKVKVKPPAGYYLDLVPRSSIYKSGFILANSVGIIDMTYRGTIKVPLVRIDHSKEFPELPWRAVQLIPRRFYPLEVKKVSSLDETLRGERGFGSTGK
- a CDS encoding rhomboid family intramembrane serine protease, translating into MIPLKDLNKSRTVPVVTTYIIVICVIIFLFELSMGRNVVYLFHAFGVIPYEIVRGVDIPPPDPLTPYGNLISHQYLHGGFFHIIGNMLFLWIFGDNVEDYFGKLKFFIFYTFCGVMAALMQVFAYPDSVAPLIGASGAISGVLGAYFVLYPNAKIVTLVFLGFFVDLIVVPAYIWILFWFLMQFLSLLASTSVNGVGVAWFAHIGGFIVGMLITRFAITFKGRPLKVIE
- the atpE gene encoding ATP synthase F0 subunit C, which translates into the protein MKIKKETLLYTLFLLIAGVLPAMAAEGAAAGAASVKSAAAMAAGLAIAIGAAGAGIGQGIGLKGTQEAIARNPGAAGRLTTNMFIGLALIEALAIYALVVALILLFVF
- a CDS encoding BCAM0308 family protein, coding for MGQGYVPAGRKEYTWESDNPYYEGRKYPEPTVCPECGIVFKDGRWQWKEDVEGSFPSDVNKTLCPACRRKRDKYPGGIVVLKGKFLEKHKEEILNRIKNVVDDVSGLRPLQRILWVEEKQEDGIPVIEIATTTEHLARYIGEAVNSAYKGDFKFKYNEEQKFVRVLWERNI
- a CDS encoding sensor histidine kinase, which encodes MEYRSRLKIVVPVILTLTLMGVFSFNFYRLKTEWENFFTSTINNELKRVKSMVESTVESGGDPVSSLSSYMENSSLLKGAKIKLYDRTVKVPGSNFEKNFMERKIDFKNFSVILYFDISKEKEINTHILNQFLIATAISIALIAGIFLSLKLYFDERESLSRETAEKERLKSISIAISSILHEVKNSLSRLNMIAYRIATKKDLKYAEILQKEVQQLSKFIDEAAALNKPLKLNVKKLNIKDIIDEAVKEFKELTSLKGIEIICKAENIFTKGDKNLLKSALRNIIKNGIEALDVSNKKEKKLIIETKKGKNSLKIIIKDNANIPWKEDELFSPFKTTKEKGFGIGLFSVKRIIKAHNGTVKAYKSKGYSVFEITIPITTASS
- a CDS encoding Nramp family divalent metal transporter codes for the protein MKLKYREKRKLAAARRNFNRFIPGLITGGSGNDPAGIVTYTAVGATTGYSLLWLLLLSTPMMIEVQNMAAKLAVVTEKSLPEIIKSIYSKKVTIFIVTLLVIVNIITIGADLQGLSEILAIITNSKAVYFDAPLTALIAYLVIFRSYRTVKKVLVFFSSILSVYIISAIVAKPDIGKMVINTFIPHIKANLSFIIAALGLLGTTISPYLLFWQSSQEREEQKTVVQVEEVKLGTVVGMVYSNLVAYAIIVAAAAEFFGKNVKLDTVKDAALALKPFAGEYAFALFSIGIIFSGLLAIPVLAGSAAYAVANTFGWREGLKNRVSDAKGFYAVFFGALVIGSFMQFFSISTVDALYYSQVLDGILIPIIVGILLLLCNKKELLGKYTNGIWSNVFGFITFFITAILSVIMVYQMVSGK
- a CDS encoding ferredoxin domain-containing protein, coding for MRFIENAVMTVAELMCAAAVTAPKGRGVNLLYVDIFTGDRKDRVAEFMIEIGREKNIPFFIRDGKNVIDSPVVVFIGTKIAPRNVPNCGFCGALNCIDSVKKGFYCAYAIGDLGIAVGSAVSVAADHRIDNRIMFSFGKAAIEGRFIPEEIKVGYGIPLSVSGKSIFFDRK
- the atpB gene encoding F0F1 ATP synthase subunit A; translated protein: MEHGGASGFITWPVVYWTWITMAFVIFISYLVSRNLKKIPGKLQYLFEAFVGFIAGVLADALGEEKGLSFLSLVGGLAFFILSLNLVGLVPGAIQPTSNLNTTVGLALISFFAYNIVAVKEQGLLNYLKHFLGPVKALAPLMLPIEIVSHLSRILSLSLRLFGNMFGDEMIVWVLLKMVPLLVPVFGLAIVFGNSFLQTYIFCMLTVVYLSLAVHHEEEEEH